A window of Macadamia integrifolia cultivar HAES 741 unplaced genomic scaffold, SCU_Mint_v3 scaffold1907, whole genome shotgun sequence genomic DNA:
CGACTACTGCAAATCCCTGTTCAAACCTCACCAGCAAAAGCTCCTGTTCGTATTCTGAGATCATAAACCTAGGTGAGAGAAAGGGTAGAAAGTCACAGTAAAttcagatagagagagagagagatgatttggAAGAATTCTTAAATGGCTTCAGAGATCAATCGATTTACCCAGTTTCAGATCTCAACAACAAGAACAGAGATCATCAAGATCAAAAAccgtctctctctccccctctccgaCTTTTCAAGAAATGAATCGTTAtaagtaacaaaaaataaatttaaagctGGAAGTAAGAATTTCCTATCAGCGCAGAAAGAACTCTGATGCTTGATCGTTCTCCGGCAAGATCAGTGGGTTGGGGCGTTGCAGGGGTAaactctcctcttctctctttcgtTTCTCCGGCAAGATTGGTGTTTAGGTTTCCCAAACCAAAAAATGTTTCTTAGACTATCTTGCAAAACGCATGTGTATTATCATGCATACTCcttattccaaatcaacactTTAAGACAATAAAATTTAAATCCAACGGTCCAAAAGACACCCCTCACAAGATTCCTATATGAGGGGTCCGACCGGAAaacctctatatatatattttacctgACTGAAAACTAGCAAATGGTATATAATCTTAATTGGTTTCAGTCGTCTaatctatttatttaatttcagtgtgcgtgtttttttatttttttccgtAAAATTTCAGTGTATTGAAGATACATAACAACACCACCaccaagtcaccaacaacaatTTAGCTTCAGCGCTTACATAGATCCTTAGATCCTTGCCCTTCAATCAGTCTTTATTCCACGTCATACACTGAATGATGCGATTTGATTGGCTCACTCCGCCTTGATGTGGTAACTGTAATCTACAAAATTGTTCTAAACCATAAATAGAAAACACCTCACCGGTGGAATCCGGTGCACTCCCTTTGTGGAAGTGTGGAACAGTTGCAGTGGATGTATGCGTTTTGAGTATTACTAGTCACTCAATCAATCCCCACACCAGACTACCAGAGTGAAGAGCGGAGAGTCTAGTAGGCTCGACTGCTCAAGGAATCATGGAAGCTTCGATTGGTGCTCCTACGCGAATTCTCAACTTATCGTCTGAACCCGACACCGAGAAGATCAAGCGGAAGCTCCTCCGGAAGGGCATTTTCCCTACTCCCAAGATCGTCCACACCTTGCGGAAGAAAGAAATCCAGAAATTCACCCGACAATCCAAGCGCATCGCCGACAAGAATAAAGCCCTTGGAATCGAAAATCCCCTCTCTGAATCTCAGAGCCAGCTCATAGCCGAACAAGCTCACTTCCAAGACATAGCTCGCGAATACAAAACCATCACCCAGGACTTCAAAGTCAAGCCAAGAACCGGAGATAAATCTGCAGTCCCGATGGTTGGGTTGCCTTGGGAGAGCTCGGCCAGGACTGCTTTCAGAGAACTTGCGAGTTCGAGCAAGGAGTACAGCGGAGACAACATTAAGGCAGAGCATTTGGAGGAACTCCACCAAATTCTTTCCCAGCGTAACCGTTCGAGTCTTCGGTGGCTTTTGGATGACGATACTGAAGAAGAATGTCGTTCCCAATTCGAGCAGGATAGGCGCTCTCCCGCAAAACGTCGGGGGGGAGAAGCTGATGCAATTCGGTTCCTCATAGACAGGTAGTTGATGTTTATCACTGGTTTCGATagcctcttctttttttttttattaatacttATTGTCTCTACGTCAAATGGTTGATCTTGGCTGATTATGGGTTTCTGGTATAGGTTAAGTTCTACAGATCTTAGTATGCGGGACTGGAAATTTTCTAGGTTGATGAGCCAGTCGGGGTTGCAGTTTACTGAACGCCATCTGCTTCACATTGTTGAAGGACTAGGGGCTGTTGGCTGTTGGAAACATGCTTTATCTGTTGTGGAATGGGTGTATAACCGTAAGGATAACAAATATCGTAAGAGCAGGTAGTTTCTTTGCAACTTTTCACTTACAAACAATTCTCTGCTTCTTCTGAGATCTTTTTATACTCTCTTGCTCTGTATTATTTTCTGGAATTTCTTCCAAAAAGGAGGAATACATCTTCCTACATTTTCCAACTATGTggtttatatttctatttatagaaTACTTTGTTGCCGTGTATACTTGTTGCTTCTCATCCCTCTTTGTGCTGTTAATGGATTGTAAACATGATTAACATTGTCCTTTCTCACTGTATCCTTGTACTTTGGACATCTCTAAATATTATATACCCTGCGCTGTTATTGGGATTCTTTTGTTCTTGATGGATGGTACGTTTTGTTACAGTGATGCCATTGAGGTATATCATTGCACATTGAATTGTgtcccattcttcttctttttttttttNNNNNNNNNNNNNNNNNNNNTACGTAATATCTCCCAATTTGCAGTATGCATAATTGGTTTCAGCTACCATTGGTTCAGTTTTTTTGGTCTAATGAGTTACTAACATGAGTCTGGAGTATGAATACTCAGGCATAGTTagttaaaacgtgttttaaacgccTTTTTTTTCAGTCCcttttttttaaccctttttttcctgttttctgAATTGGTCTCAGTTACATGGCAAAGAAGCTCCCCNNNNNNNNNNNNNNNNNNNNNcccccccccaaaaaaaagttttaaacaCGTTGGCCATTTactttttaatgaaaaaaactCTATTGAgaacttaatttttatttttaaaaatctaaTTCAATTTTATATAAACTTATAGCTAGTACATCAAACATTAATAGCTAACTAATAAGACATGAACTGGTCCACAAttaattcccttttttttggtcCCGCATTGTTCAAATTTAACTGTTGAAAAGTTTGGCTGTTTTTTTACCGTCCCATTCGATTTTTACTGTTTCAAATGTACCTTTGGTTTTTTTGCATGAGTTGCTTTAGAGAATTTAATAGTGCTGGAAGATGCTGTTAATGGCCCTGATACTCATGTAGGTTCGTATTCACAAAACTCTTGGCGGTTCTTGGGAAGGCAAGGAGAACAAGTGAAGCTCTTCATATTTTTAATCTGATGCGTGTAATGACTGAGCTTTTCTTATTCTATATTTATCGATGAGAATTTCTCCTttagctatttttttttatctgtaaTTTAATATTGTGGGTTCCAACTGAAACAATCATTCAGGAAGACAGCCAGATCTATCCTGATATGCCTGCATACCACAGCATTGCAGTTACACTTGGTCAAGCTGGTCTTGTAAAAGAACTGTTGAGTGTTATCGAGTGCATGAGGCAGAAGCCTTCAAGGAAAACTAAAAATATGCGCCACAAGAACTGGGATCCAATCTTGGAACCTGATTTGGTTGTATACAATGCTGTTAGTAAGCCTTATTTCACCAGTAGCCCCTTTCTATTCCAGTTTATTAGTTCCACAAATGACTCCTTGAAATCTTCTAAATGGTTGCTAGGTATTAAATGCTTGTGTCCCATCGCATCAGTGGAAAGGAGTATCTTGGGTACTGGAGCAAATGAGGAGAAGTGGTTTGAAACCTAATGGAGCAACTTATGGGCTTGCAATGGAGGTAATCCTTGGATAGGTTCTTTAAGGTTTTCTGTTTTGTTGTAACAAGACGCTACAATAAGCTGTGTTATTCTGTATTTGACCCTTGATATAGTGAGTTCCATTGGTCTTGATTGCTTAACGATTTCTGTGGTACCATTAACAATTGTAACAAGATCAACCTTGCtgtaatgtaggaatggatttgacaaccaaaccagccccaactgtaggaacttttaaactaagaacaaccaagaaCCCAATATACCAGCAATAATAAATTAGCAGTCCATCGATCTCAGTGTTTCAGAATTTCTGTAGCTGAATAGAGACCAGGAAAAACAGAGGCTTAGTAGTCCAATAACAGAGGCTGAACCATGAACAACAGCTACCAATTTTAATACATCAACAGCTGTATTGCTGGAGAAGAGAATCCACTAAGAgaactagaaaagaaaagacccacccggacttctcgccgtagagtgtcgatcggatcacacaccaatccctaacccttgatcaaacacaaaggttTAGCCATGGAGAAAACCCACCGGCAGCAGCAtaaagcttttcttttttttaattgtcaaaatcgtctctctatgatgagagctctcctttatttataataatgatggggagggtttacaagtaatagtaactcagagttactaaatctgagttactaaaaattgattacaagaagttactaaaaactggaaattagaatctaatgaaaatagaaactagtctagacagaaattagaaactaacaatgacttgaaattagaaactaatttaggtactgaaattagaaactaatttaggtactgaaattagaaactaaataaccccatctaaaaaggaaacgaAAGAAAAGGAAGCAAATCACTGAAttccgtatgcaaccttagaacccctaatttagacccataaaagtagcccaatatgctccaaaccacatgaactgaaggcccaacacgtatacaacccaaccctaagcttattcctaataaaacaagcctagtttggtgaagaatctgcgtCATGCTGAAGAGACGAATTAGGTACAAATGCTTCAGGTAACAATTttgtagcattttttttttttttgcgggaTTTGAGGGGAGGGAGGGTCTGTGGGGATGGAATTGGGTCTGCCTAACTTCCCTTTGCAAGGTCTGGATACATGTTGATATGAGGGATGATCCAAATTCCCATTCGACATTGGATATGAAGCACAAATTAATGTAGTTCCTCAGATTTGTAGTAACTGatttgtaataaaaaataaataaataaataaaaaaaccccacCTGTGCCATTATCCTAGTGGATCGGAGAATATAGATGTATCATGTATGGTTAATAACCTTTGACATGCCACCAAATGTTTCTGGTTAGCAGTTGGTCTTTGCTAACTCTGAAACCGAGTTAATAATTGCTGTGGAGGTAGATTGTGTTGTTCACCCTGGAACCCATGTGTCAGCTGGAAAATAATTGGTTCTTGGAGCGTCAGTTAGTCCTAGTGATGCTGATGTATGGTATGTTACTGATATAATTTCATGGTTTGTGACCCAAATGAAGGTGGCATAAAGTGTCCCATATCATACGTACCAAGTTCTAGAACCCTTGATTTTTGCTCGTGGTTATTGGTTCTAGATATTACCTTATGAAAAACATATATTATAGTGTATATACTGTTATATTATGTAACCATGTAAGTTGCTATTGATCATCTTGTGGTGGATTTAGCATTTCCTTGAGTAATATCATAAGCCAATGCGTCATCTTCACCTAATTGTTCTGAATGGCATAGCATATTCCTATAAGATGTGATCTATCCTCAAATTATATTGGTATTGAAGTCTTACGGGAGGTGCTTGTTGAAAGGTAATGCTGCAATCGGGGAAGTATGACTATGTCCACAACTTctttgagaaaatgaaaagaagtgGGGAAGCTCCAAAAGCCCTCACATATAGAGGTAGTAAATAGTATTCTCTTCCCTCATCCCCCCTTCGGGGATGCGGATCTTTCATGGTAAGTTGGCGACTCGGTTGATCTTTGGTGGTGTTTACTTTTGTTTCAATTCATACTTCGCAGTTCTTGTGAGAACCTTTTGGGAAGAAGGTAAAGTTGATGAAGCAATAGAAGCAATAAAGGACATGGAGCAAAGAGGAGTGGTTGGAACAGGTAGCGTTTATTACGAACTGGCATGCTGTCTTTGCTATTCTGGGAGGTGGCAGGATGCTATGGTGACAGTAAGTTTCTTATCTATAATCTTTGGATGGACCTTAAATGCATGTCCGGTGCATTTGAGTCTTACATTTGTGGATAGttgcattttattttacttttctaacTAACTAAAATTTGAGCTTGAATTTCTCCTATATTGTCTAATAATGTTTGTTAATAGGGGTAATTCTCACTGTACCTGATCCTTGGAGTTTAAGATAGCTGTTTAAaaaagttatatttgttttagGTTACAGGGTGTCAGGGTTCCTATCAAGGTTCACGGTCTCGGTTTCACCCATGGTTTCGCCCAAGCCGAAAACCAAGTCCTCAGTGAAACCATGCATTTTTGGATAGGATAACTTGGGAAAACTCAGGGATGGGTTTCGGTGGccatatggccaagttagcccATGAAACTTGTCATATAGCCTATTTTAAGCCTTTTAAACACAATGgaaaaattagatttttaaaaatcaaaggTATTTTGACTTCAAACCCTAGTTTGGTAGTTTATAGTGTAGGTATACCTTAGGCTATTGCACACAATATCTAGTTACTATTAGAACACATAACTCAAGTAAAAgtgtaaaacaacttaaataagcaTAAGGAATTAAGAGACATAAAAAAGTGTCAATCTTCAATTTCCAAGTGTTGAAGTTGATAATCTCTATTGTAGAGGTGAGATTTGGCAAGAAGAAGCACCAAAACACAAAGTCTTACAGGGTTTTTCTTCACAGCAGGGCGAGACAGGCAAGAAATCTCATCGAAATGGGGTTTAAAACATCATGTGACTTGGTCGAGTCAAGACGAAACCAAGAAATGAACCGAAATCTCGGCAAGACAGATATTTTGAGCGAGATATTGTCATTTTCCAGTCTCGCCTATGGTCTTGACTCGCCAAAGCCAAAAACGCGATTTTAGCAGAGACCTCAAACAATGCTTCCTACAAGTACCCTTCCCGCACACCTGCAATAGCTGCTATTAGCACACATTTTGTGGATGTATTATCTAAATAACACCTTGGCATATTTTAAATTACGGAGTATTTACTTCTCTGTCAGATTATAAGGCTTTGAAAATAGTCTGAAAATATGGATCATTTGAATGATTGCAAGAATTGAAAATACGAGGGTAAAAACCTCATATAAGGTGGCCATATGGTTGAGATGGGTCAACAAATTTGACATGTGTTGTATCCAAGGGATTCCCTATCTATAAAACGGTCATTATGCCGAATCATCTTGTACACATGTCAAGAAATAGGAAACATGTGAGAAAGTTCCTATAACAGGTGTGAAGGAGCATTGTTTCCTATTTATTACACCAAATTGAAAGTTTGTTTCTAAACCATATTGGTTTTTATTGTGATGTCAATTTCTGTTCTTTTTAGAAAATTTGCTTGGCTGCAAAGAGTTGTATGGCTTTCTGATGTTGATTTGTTCTTGTGGCACCCATACTGAGATTGATGGTATTCACCATTCTTCATGCAAATTTCTCTGTATGATATTTTCTGCATGGTTGCTGATTTTTTAGTGAGGCCTACTCGACCACCAGCCTTCAAGGCATCCAAGGCGTTCAAGGCCCAGAGAGCCAAGATGACCACCTCTGATGACTACACTAGGTGGTATGTCGTCCAGCACTTAAAAAAGTGCCTGGACACCAAGGCGCAGCCTTGACAATTAATGATGTAACTTTTATTCTACCGGAAGATTATCTATAGTCCTTCTGTGTAcagtagtttattttatgttgcaTTAGCATCATACATGCTGCacttttttttactaatttctttattttaattttttggttgtGGTAAACTAGAGATCTCATTCTTCTAACTATGCTTGCAGGTTGAAAAGCTGAAGAAGCTTCTTCTGACTAAACCCTTGGAGGTGACCTTCACTGGCATGATAATGTCCTCTATGGATGGCGGGCACGTGAATGATTGCATATTGATTTTTGAACACATGAAAGAGCATTGTTCACCCAACATTGGAACAATAAATGCCATGTTGAAAGTTTATGGCCGCAATGACATGTTTGCAAAAGCCAAAGAGTTGTTTGAAGAAGCAAAAATAACCCAATCTTGTTTTACAACCCTAGATGCACATACATATAGTTCAATGCTTGAGGCATCAGGTAGTGCACATCAATGGGAATACTTTGAGTATGTGTACAAGGAGATGACTCTTGGTGGTTACCAGTTAGATCAAAACAAGCATGCGTCATTGCTAGTGGAGGCATCCAGAGCTGGAAAGGTAAATTACATCTTCATTACCTccatattattataaatatggCTGCCTCTGTTTCTAATTGCTTTGACTTCTTGACTGAAACTTGGAAATTGAAGCTGGTGGCGGTTGATTGATCTATAGTTACAATATCCTGACTGGTTTCTTCTAAATGCACATTGCACAGTGATAGCAGTTTTATTCTTTCTAATCAGTTTCCACATACTGTATCTGAGAGTCTCTGAATTTCATTAGCTCAAACCAAGAATCATAGCAATATCCAATTTCATCAATTACTACCCCAGTGACAGATGTTTATAAATAATTGACTATTTGACTTCCACGTGGCCTTATCTGAATTTCTGTAAACTATGGTCACTTCTCCGCTGATTCTATGATTACCCAAATCGTCATTTCTTGCGACAGATTGGGTTCTACACACATTAAACCTTTGAGACTTTTGGAAGTTGCATTGCTTTAGAATGGTGAATGGAGGACAACTGTGGTTCAGAAGATAAGTAATAAAACATAGGGCTACAGGCCTAAAGATAGGTTTGAAATAGGTCtatgtggggtggggggggggatatTGAGAGGTTACAGAGTGTGCAATtcaatgctttttttttgtccttattCATTTTTCTCACTTTCCTTTCCATTTCTTGCCAAGCACACATATCCTAAATGGAAGATGCTTGTCTAAAGAGAAATTAGTCATCTCTGAGACTCTGATATGTTTTTGCTATAATTTTGCATACTTTTTTATGGCAATGCTGTCTTAGATTTAATTGGACTTAGATTTTAatgatttattaaaataataaatttactACTACTGCTGTTACTATAATAAGGCAAAGGAAGTACATCAGCATGTACTTCCCACCACAACCTCTcccccaataataataataataataaggaaaaggaaaggctGGCTGTCAATGTCTACTTCCCCTTCTCTACAATAAACATCAAccatagccttatcccaacttaatggggtcggctacatggttCCGATATGGTTTAAGATAGTAGTAGACATAAGAATAAGAAGTATAAAAAGGAAGTGAAAGGAggtaaaaggaggaaaaagaagaagtcaAAGCAGCATCActggaacatcccctacaaggggtcggttacatggatccttgtcCTTCACATAACTCTATCTACGACCATACTAGAATCGAGCCctaccatatgcatatcttttcttaccacttcgtCAATAGTCATTTTCGGCCTGCTATTCCTTTTGGCTCCATGTAATTGAATTTGATTGTTCTTCCTTACTAGGGCATCCATGAGTCTCTGTTGAACAtgtccataccacctcaaccaacTCTCATGGAGCTTGtcctggattggtgcaacccccaactCATTTCTAAGACAATCATTCTTTACTTTGTCTCTCTTGGTCTTGCTGCACATTCcactcaacatcctcatctccctTACACCTAGTTTGTTGAAATTACTCTTCTTCACTGCCTAACACTCCGCCCCATACGTCCTAGTTGGTCGTATTACTGTCCTGTagaaattttcccttgagtttaacAGGCATGCGTTTGACACATAGCACCCCGAGGCACTTCACCACTTCAtacatcccactttaattctgtggaaaacatcatcctctatatcgccctctttgctaatgattgaccCTAGGTATTTAAGACAAACACTCTGTGGTGCTCTCgctcctcaagtttcaccacttcatCATCTCTCCTAGTTTGACTGAAGGGACACATCACATATTCTGTCTTCATTCTGCTTAtcataaaacctcttgattctaagCTTGATCTCTATAGCTCCAGTTTAATATAAATCCCTTCCATTGTCTCATCTattaaaacaatatcatcagtgaATAACATAGAACATGGACCTAGTTTTGGATGTGTTTGGTTGGATCATCCATGATGAACGccaacaaataagggcttagagatgatccttggtgtaacccaattgtaattgggaattcactattTTGGCCCTCTGTCGTTTTGACACTCGTCACcactccctcatacatgtctttaCTTATATTCACATATTTAAATGAACCCCTTAACTTCCCTAGGACATGCCAAATGGGTTCTCTAGGTAATCTGTCATAAGCTTTCTCTagatcaataaagaccatataaaGGTCCTTTTTGTGAGCTCTAAATACTTCCATAAATCTCCTTAGGAGGTAAATAGTTTATGTTGTGGATCTCCCTGGCATGAAACCAAATTCATTATCCGTTACTTCAGTTTTCTCTCAgaggtgggcttcaataaccgtttcccatagtttcatggtatgactcattagtttatgcctctatagttattacaGTTATGGATATCACCTTTGTTCTTATTAATAGgaactacaatgcttctcctccaatcatctgGGGTTCTCTTTGTACTCAAAATCTTGTTAAACAGCTTGGTTAGCTACGATACTCCCAGTACTCCTAGTTtattccacacttcaattgggatctcatccggTCCTAGCTTCATTCCTGCCTGTGTAATAATCTGACCTCCATTTTAGGTTTGCAAACACTGATTCTTACCCTACATCCAGTTATTTCTTTTAGCTTCACTAACTGGACCAAGAGtaggaaaataaattaaaagaaattatttctttgATGGCTCACTGTTTTTGGTTTGTTTGCAGTGGCATTTGTTGGAGCATGCATTTGAAAGAATTTTGGATGTGGGAGAAGCTCCTCATCCATCACTGTTCACTGAAATGGTTTGCCAAGCTATAGCTTGCCATAAT
This region includes:
- the LOC122065162 gene encoding pentatricopeptide repeat-containing protein At5g67570, chloroplastic-like, with protein sequence MEASIGAPTRILNLSSEPDTEKIKRKLLRKGIFPTPKIVHTLRKKEIQKFTRQSKRIADKNKALGIENPLSESQSQLIAEQAHFQDIAREYKTITQDFKVKPRTGDKSAVPMVGLPWESSARTAFRELASSSKEYSGDNIKAEHLEELHQILSQRNRSSLRWLLDDDTEEECRSQFEQDRRSPAKRRGGEADAIRFLIDRLSSTDLSMRDWKFSRLMSQSGLQFTERHLLHIVEGLGAVGCWKHALSVVEWVYNRKDNKYRKSRFVFTKLLAVLGKARRTSEALHIFNLMREDSQIYPDMPAYHSIAVTLGQAGLVKELLSVIECMRQKPSRKTKNMRHKNWDPILEPDLVVYNAVLNACVPSHQWKGVSWVLEQMRRSGLKPNGATYGLAMEVMLQSGKYDYVHNFFEKMKRSGEAPKALTYRVLVRTFWEEGKVDEAIEAIKDMEQRGVVGTGSVYYELACCLCYSGRWQDAMVTVEKLKKLLLTKPLEVTFTGMIMSSMDGGHVNDCILIFEHMKEHCSPNIGTINAMLKVYGRNDMFAKAKELFEEAKITQSCFTTLDAHTYSSMLEASGSAHQWEYFEYVYKEMTLGGYQLDQNKHASLLVEASRAGKWHLLEHAFERILDVGEAPHPSLFTEMVCQAIACHNYEKAVVLVNSMAYASFQISEKQWVDVWRRNRDRISRSGLQKMLDAMRKTNVVAKATVYNLSRSLDSLCESSASEDSLGLMTFSNAANDKLPSQSEVELAVNENWKMQNYSVDKVGGNTTDKYLSDTNTGDESDIPVHHTDSKSEDDADTSLLLGSKNCVEKNGSLCDKLEESKAGRSSEGGSFRNRNSISIFQCNSQDFSTEMALDLLTSQNQVDDSHGTDLPSASEILEAWKESRKNDGICLPLENWL